The Candidatus Scalindua japonica genome contains a region encoding:
- a CDS encoding ABC transporter permease, with protein MITAKTWSESIQYNYSLQNVIATIVSLAIIYFIYNSINDERRREIWRYIFRRKLAAVSFFILCFFVLVGIADSFKWRDPLLDNTGDVSLDSKGEVIYQNSALSILDRVCTGIRTNNEKTYSAPISDHQFTKDLIQNEKGESVWYQEKLNYPRKHILGTDVVGRDVLYICLKGIRTALIIGGFTTMISIPIALILGVIAGYFGRWPDVSVQFVYSTIGSIPFVLIAAAYILIQGASIFNLCVIMGVTGWTSLCRLLRGETLKTRELDYVQGAIALGSSNIRILFRHIVPNIFHLVLITSVLGFSHLVLAEAVLSYLKIGVGQSTYSWGNMINQANLELAREPVVWWNLLGAFIFMMALVLPVNLFGDTLRDALDPKMRGQK; from the coding sequence ATGATAACAGCTAAAACATGGTCAGAATCTATTCAATATAATTACTCTCTGCAAAATGTGATTGCTACTATTGTTTCCCTCGCAATTATCTATTTTATTTATAATTCGATCAATGACGAAAGAAGGAGGGAAATATGGCGTTACATATTTAGAAGGAAGCTGGCAGCCGTATCTTTTTTTATCCTCTGCTTCTTCGTGTTGGTTGGTATTGCGGATAGCTTTAAGTGGCGAGATCCACTTCTTGACAATACAGGGGATGTTTCCCTCGATTCAAAAGGTGAGGTTATATATCAAAATAGTGCACTTTCAATATTAGATCGTGTCTGTACCGGTATTCGTACTAATAATGAAAAGACCTATTCCGCTCCAATCTCTGACCATCAATTTACCAAAGATCTCATACAAAATGAAAAAGGGGAAAGTGTCTGGTATCAGGAAAAACTTAATTATCCCAGAAAACATATTCTAGGTACGGACGTTGTAGGAAGAGACGTCTTGTATATCTGTCTTAAAGGGATCAGGACAGCTCTTATCATCGGCGGATTTACGACTATGATATCAATACCGATCGCCTTAATCCTGGGTGTTATTGCCGGATATTTTGGTAGATGGCCGGATGTATCAGTGCAGTTTGTTTATTCCACAATCGGATCTATTCCATTTGTGCTGATTGCAGCAGCTTATATTTTGATTCAGGGAGCAAGCATATTCAACCTCTGTGTAATTATGGGAGTAACAGGGTGGACTTCCCTGTGCCGACTTCTCAGAGGAGAGACTTTAAAGACCAGAGAATTGGATTATGTCCAGGGAGCTATTGCGTTAGGGTCAAGCAACATACGAATCCTCTTCAGGCATATTGTACCCAATATTTTTCATCTTGTCCTGATAACGAGTGTTCTGGGTTTCAGCCATTTAGTATTGGCAGAAGCTGTTTTGAGTTATTTGAAAATTGGAGTGGGACAAAGTACTTATAGTTGGGGCAATATGATTAATCAGGCGAATCTGGAACTGGCTCGCGAACCTGTAGTCTGGTGGAACCTGTTGGGAGCATTTATATTTATGATGGCATTGGTATTGCCGGTAAACCTGTTTGGAGACACCCTCAGAGATGCCCTCGACCCAAAAATGAGAGGGCAGAAATGA
- a CDS encoding ABC transporter permease produces the protein MNLFRFTFRRVLYFIPVIFLVNLLTFFLFFVLNPPDMMAKKILGDKNVTPEAIEKWKKDHSYHLPRVFNSEEKGLSKITQTIFVQKSVRLLKFDFGKSDRNNLDIGKEIRHRMVPSLTITVPMLFLSLIVCISTALIVAFYRGTYVDLWALILCVFMMSVSMLFYIIGGQFIFGKLLKLFPISGYESGVYSWKFVFLPVVVGVISGIGASVRFYRTVFLEEINKDYIRTARSKGLSESVILFKHCLKNAMIPLLTNIVMSIPFLFMGSFLLEIFFGIPGLGNFTIEAIDAQDFAIVRSMVFLGSLLYIVGLILTDISYTLVDPRIRFR, from the coding sequence ATGAATCTATTCAGATTTACATTCAGGCGAGTTCTTTACTTTATACCGGTTATTTTTCTGGTAAACCTTCTGACATTTTTCCTGTTTTTTGTACTGAATCCACCTGATATGATGGCAAAGAAAATTCTTGGTGATAAAAATGTAACACCCGAAGCGATTGAGAAGTGGAAAAAGGACCACAGTTATCATCTACCCCGCGTCTTTAATTCAGAAGAAAAGGGGCTATCTAAGATTACACAGACAATTTTTGTCCAGAAATCGGTAAGGCTTTTAAAATTTGATTTTGGCAAATCTGACAGAAATAATCTTGATATCGGAAAAGAGATCAGACACCGAATGGTACCTTCCCTGACAATAACAGTCCCAATGTTATTCTTGAGTTTGATAGTATGCATCAGCACGGCGTTGATTGTCGCTTTTTACCGGGGAACATATGTAGATTTATGGGCTTTAATCCTCTGTGTCTTCATGATGTCAGTCTCTATGCTGTTTTATATTATCGGGGGACAGTTTATATTTGGAAAATTATTGAAACTGTTCCCAATATCAGGTTATGAATCCGGTGTCTACTCCTGGAAATTTGTTTTCCTGCCAGTAGTTGTCGGAGTAATCTCCGGTATTGGCGCGAGTGTCAGATTTTACCGGACGGTCTTTCTGGAAGAGATAAATAAGGACTATATCAGGACTGCCAGATCAAAGGGGTTGTCTGAGAGTGTGATACTTTTCAAGCATTGCCTGAAAAATGCTATGATCCCACTCCTTACAAATATTGTAATGAGCATTCCTTTCTTATTTATGGGCTCTTTCCTTCTGGAGATTTTTTTCGGGATTCCGGGATTAGGAAATTTTACCATAGAAGCTATTGACGCACAAGATTTTGCGATTGTCAGGTCGATGGTTTTTCTGGGATCTCTACTTTACATAGTAGGTTTAATTTTGACAGATATCAGTTATACACTGGTAGATCCAAGAATAAGGTTTAGGTGA